GAAAAATAGATCAAAATGAGTGTCAGATACCCCGGGCCCGACTAACAGTAATGATCCACAATAACCATGTACCCTCCCTAAGATTACTACATGAATATAAGAACATTTCACGGGATTATCTCACGGAGGATGTCAATCAATTTCGTCAACTTCCGACACAAATTTGGTACAGAAACACCAATATGCTTTGTAGATGACATAAGACCAAATCTAACAAATTGGAAAAGTTATCACTATATGTTTGAAATACAAACTACATCCaattaccaaaaaaattaatttgaagtcCCATTCCCAATCACTTTAAACGGAATACCGTTGGACTACATATAACTATGGTGAAAGTACACAGGTAGTAACGATTAACCATTTACCCTCCGCACGGTTACCGCATGAAAGAAAGTGACTTTCATGAGGATGATGGAATGGAGGATATGAATCAATTTTGTCAACTTCCGACACGGAGTTGGTATGAGAACACCAATCTGCTTTGTAGATGACATACCCACATCTAAAGAAAGCCAAATCAGAAATACAAATGCTGCACATTTTcaacatacaaaataaacaatatACCTATTCCCCATCTTTCTCAAACAATGCACATTTTAATAATAGTTCTAGACTATCTAATAAATTGACTCGGCATTCGATCAGTAACAAACTAGAGTTTTGAGATGGGATCATATACCTGCGGACGGCAAGGCCACCGAGAAGCTTGTAACGGAGAGACTCGGCCTGAGCAATAGCGCACAGCCCTCTGTTGTTAACCTTCTCAGCGTAAAGCTCAACGCTGTTTTCTGGAAACTTAAACCTCTTCTGTACAACAGAGGTTAGCTCCCTAATCCTCCTCCCCTTCTCTCCTAAGAATCACAATACAATGCCCACAAATCAATCAATTATTTAAcataaaacttaattaaatcaAAAAAACATCGATTACTCATTTCAAATGAGAATCATACCGAGAACGTTTTGGGTTCGGGTGGCTCGGATGATGATCTCGGTTCGCATCGGCGTAACCCTAACTTCAACGCCGGAGTAGCCGTCTTCGGCGAGCTCTCTCGTCAGCACCTCGTTCAGCTCGGCGAAGAAAACGCCGTCGGCGACGAACTGCAACCAAAAACAAAGACGAGAGCTTTAGTTGAAAATGAGAATGATTTTCTCGCttttctcgggaaacaaacagGGGAGGAGAGGGGCTGACCTTTCGCTTCTTGCTCATTTGGGTCGCAGTCGCCATGGTTGTGGGTGTGAAAGTTGCAGAGATGGGATCTGAAATGTGGTGGCGGGAGCTCTGAAAACCCTAGCTCTCGTTTGGCACCGGGTTTTGGGGTTAAAGGATATGAGGGGGTTTATATGCATAGGTGGAGATTGATCGGACGGTTAGATAATGGACGGATGAGATTTGTCCTAGGCTTCATTttccatattaaaaaaaaaaaaaaactaacacaaTAGTTTTCACTTTTCACTTTGTTGGAGCATGTCATGACTTCAATCTCATGGTCATGGATTTAGTTTTTACCATAACAACATCGTTCTAAGTTAAATCTCATGAACAACAATAGTTGATAAAAAACGTCAATTAGAATTCAAAAACATATATTAGATTGGACTATTCAAGTTTACACCTCTTTCAACATTGAGAAAGTAATTGCCAAGATTTATAGTTAGTAACAAAATTAGCAACTTTGTTGGAACATCAATGTTTCTTCTTGGTCAGACGTAATCAAGAAAAGTGTTCGTGTTCACCAACGGAAATGGAAGATTCAAACTTCAAACCTACATACAGTAACATTGAAAGCTTGTTGTCACAAAATGTTCTTTTTTAGACATGGAGTATAGTTTGTGTTAAACCACACAATACAtaattgttgaccctaaaaactacaaagcctacgtggcgcgcaggccgagtaattaatgagctaactacgtccttcggtgaatgcggggcgtgccaactcgtcagctgagaagtaaatttgttgatgttgcgttgggtcgcgctactgacttctgcgtcttgcgattgcggccgagaaaggaacacgtctcggcctcttgggctctcgaacctgaagacaaggttactattcttacgaagttcaatatcaaattcggctttcaatgtgccgaatataatgattgtaacacctcacttcgccgagaaggctgatgagatgacctcgaccaataaggatttagaaacccttctcgaccgagacttggataggtaatcaatcgttctcgccgcagtgctgttgatgccaacggaagatactgcgagaccgactgactctacggtgacagagctatctatgccgacttaagatatcaccggttgcttccacagtgctgttgatgccaacggaagatgtgtcagcgaaaaaggaaaaagaaaaataacaagttgtgagagtttgcgcagggcaattttgtattgattttgtggggCTCCTTCCGTTGCCACTgcctctctatttatagagctaaCTTAGCATAAAACCCGGCCGTGACCATCAATCACCACCACAAATAATAATCGTTACGCGGGGATGATTATCCAATGAGAATCGTAGCACTCAAATCTCTTTGGTGCTAACGCATTTCAGCCAAAACCACATAACAAATCATGGCATGCCAATTCCGTCTTTTGCTAAAGATAAGCATTGTCGTTCAAATCCTAGTCCCAAAGCCCTGGCATATCAAGCTTTATCCATAGGATATTCACTTCACCTATTTGGCAGCCTTGAGTTTGCTAATAATTATCCCATGCATGCATCACATTAGCTTACGTAATTAATCTTTCAAGTTGGACTCCACCTTGATCACCAACTGATGCCACCACGTGCTAGGACTCTTCTCATAATGCATGATGCTTAATCCCTGCGTCGAATGATAAGAATCCCAAATTAAATCGAACTGTTCTGCTTGCTTCGATATAGTTTGCGTCACATTTATCTTGTATAAAAAGTGTCAAGATAAttcattattaaaagataattattatgattaaaaatcataatattatcccctaacaacaataaaattatcttaactttcCTATCCGACGGTGTGGAGCAATGcttactcaacggccttgatcgcacgggccgatggtgtaaatttaGGTCCAAACAATAATATAACAACTAGATTTTCCACCTACAAGTAAAAAAAAGTACCACTATACCAACGGTTGGTGAGATATGTGTCGCCTTACGCATCAACTGTTGTGAGTCAAGTAAACATGACCTTAACAAACTCAATTTTTTggaccttgaggcccaaaaacaaagaaagtagcccaaaattttagttttgggcTATAGTTTGTGGTAAATTATAATGGACCACTGTCCGCCAGTCCATGTCTAGAAGATTTGGGTTGTCTAAGTAGAAACTGTGCGGCCCAAGTCCTTCCATTATGTTCTTAGCTGAAGAGAAATTTTGAAGGTAACATTGGTACAAATTGTTTAAACGTGGGTTAGGACTATAGAGGATCCAATTATTAAAGGTGCgactagagagtaagttgatTATTGAGGGGAACGAGGCTAAAGTCAATACAACCAATCAATAAGCTGAACGAAAACCTAACTTAGTTAATTGAAAGTTCCAGAGTCTAATTTCAATAGGCAAATTGATTGGGTATGATTCAAAGAAGTTAACATACTATGTATCTCATTCATATGGTGAAAAAAGTGTGTATTTTGCATAAGTTTTAGGGGATATATTtatggaaactttaacgaaaagctcccgatactgtttattttaacgaaaaaccacatttttacactaaaatgtcaatcatggtactattcaccttaccatttattttgtctttatcattaaaactcaaagttttcaaatcattttcattagttttccttatatttatacttaatgacattgatatcttataaataataaaatacagATTGTTGAATCTTGGGAGACAAACGCCTACCAAACTACAAACACAAGAGTAGGACAAAATTCTGTCACACTGCATTCGTGCAAGCTTGGAGATTGTCAGCTCTCTACATATTattgtttttcatattttctcatagTGCTGCACATGACATTTGTTAATATCCAAATTATTTGGGGCTCGATGAATCTGTCGACCCACCACCAAACTTCTTTCCTTAGGGAAAAAGAAACAGAGTGGGGAACTTAAGGGACTAACATCATCATTACTGGCATTGTCATTAGGGCATAAATAGGCCTTTTCAAGTATGGGAAGTTGATTATTATAATCTCATTACCTAATTTGGTTCAATTAATAATGATTTAGAGGGAAATGTAAAATTACATAACCACTTGGTCTAACGACATTTAAACTCCTCATGGTTGAACGAGGTTTCATGTTCAAATCACTAGAGTGCAAGGATGATATATATTTAACAATTTATAGTAAGTTtgattagtttttctttaatatTACTCAACATTGAGTGTTTCGTAAAATGAATGgttgaaaatgaaaatagaaaatctaataatcatataaaatcaaatctaacgacTAAAACACTAGTAATATTGCTTCGTAGCATTGGAACTATACCCAAGTTTCATGTTCAACTCGCCAAGATACGAAGAGAGTACACGTTTAGAGTGAGCTTTATGCTAAATTGTGATTCATTGTGACTTTTTGTAAGTCGATTAATCAAAGAATTGTAAAACTTTGTCAAAAGGGGAAAACTGGACATTATGGGCTCCCTTCCAACCTGCAGTTTGCTGGAAATGCAAGGAACACAAAAGAAGGAATGGGCACAAAAGTAGATTCCCACTGCAGAATTGCACATGTTATAGCAATGTTTAATTTGTCTGGCCTGGTTTATTAGGCGACCAATTATATCTGGTATttctagtttttctttttcttaatgataattttttattatacacTAAAGTACATAAAGTGGTCCAAATGCAAAGTTAAGCACAAATTAAAGATGTGGACAGCCAagcaacaaaataaagggtctAATACAaggatttaagcccaaaacatACGAACAAATCCTAAGAATCCGAACTACTCGTCTACCGCAAGAACTGCCGTCATCGTCATTAGCAACCAAGGAAGAGGCAAAGAACAAGCCTCAATAAAAAATCTTTAGAGGATGGGGTTCGAGCTTCATATCCGATTCAATGTGTGTCATTCTCAGTCGATCAAGGAATGAGTCAAAATTGAGCTTAGGTCCATCTGTTGACCACTGTAGACTCGAAGTCCACATATGTGGTAAGGATGAGGATGAGCATGAGCAACAATACGAGGCAAAGAAAAAGCCGAAACTGAAAAAATTATGGcccaatacaattatgtattttaaaaaaaatataattagacgtttatttatatgttatataaaaaatttcatggGCCCCTGTCTAGACATATAAGCGCTAAGCCCTCGCCTAGACGCCTAAGCGCTATGCCCTCGCCTAGATGCCCAAGCGCTAGACCTCTACCTGCCACTAGCCTAGTGCCTTTTAGAATCTTGGGTTTCAGAGAAGAAGATGGGGTGGGTGTGCCAGTGATGAAAGGAAGAGGTGGAGGAAGATGGAAATCGATTGAAAATTTTATGACAAATCTTGTTAGGGTTTTTtactctttcttttttctcgTTGTCTGCTCTCTTGCCCAAACAAAAACCAAGCTTCCTTGTCGTCAGCCCTGATTTAAGTTGAGGTCGGTGGCAACCCCTCTCttttttgagtgttttatttttctcaattttctGAGCTTCTTATTTTTTAGCGATTGTCTCACATTTGGATGTTTTCTTCTTATCGTTTTTCTTCACCCTCTTCCTCAATCTTCTAGTTTTCTTGGCCTAAagttttcaaaacttttatCTTAATTTTTCCGAGTGATTGTCTCAAATTTGAATGTTCTCTTCTTGTCTTAGTTTTTCCTCACCCTCCTTTTCTATCTTCTAGTTTTCAAACCCCTTTGTGATTACCTTAATTTTTCACAATAAACAAAGCATTCcatatttgttaattaattgtACGATCATGTTTATAACAAAGCATTCCATAATCGTTAATTAATTGTACGACCATGGTTTAGCAGGTTAATTGTTAGTTTATATATTAAACTTGATCAAGTGGATTACTAAGCAAAAGAACCTTTTTATTTGCATTGTTGGCCGGCTCGTATTAGGCGCGATTTGACGGTGCGATCAAGATTATTGTCACTAATTATAATTAGCACATGTgatcattatatgtttaatgttgttGATTAGCTGTTGTTCTCATTGTTCATGTTTATTCGATAAAATCTAATTAGGCATGGCCGCATGAGACATACCGTGTTTTGGTTACAAGGATTAGTGTGATCTTATGCAATGTTTAGATGAATCTTCCCGTGGAATATGCACAACTAAGCGGACATACCGTGTTTTGGTGCTTAACGCTCACATACGAGGTCGTAGTTGCCTAGCACAATTTAGGGACAAGCTGACACCTATCATGGATTCAAAGCGAACGTATGACTATTATATAGGTTTTACAGTAAGGAGTTAGTATGTTCGAAAGAGAACTGATTTTtaaaaatctttatttttttgtcccCTCACACCTTTTATTTTGCCTCATTTTAATTTACTTACACTTTGTCCACATTACTCACCCTTTGTGAATTCGTCACTCTACAATTGTTGATTGGAACACTTCGAACGTCCGGTGTCCACGTTCGATATCCGGATCGAAGTGTGTCAATTTAATATCATTATACCGGTACGATATATTCGACATAATCTACCCACTCAGGTGAGCGTTTTCAtaactttaatttatttttcagttgATCTAACCCCTCCATTGAATATTCAAAAATCCAAAAACCATTTGCAGCAATCACTCATGTGGGCCCCCGCTCCAAAGATCAGGAAATTAGGTTGCAAAATAAATGGGTCCATCAACAGAGACATGTACTCAATCAGAGAAAGTGAAATAGATGCCAAGGAATCATCAACTTGAGAATAGCCATAAAGGATATTTATTGCTTAAAGGCAATAAGTAAATTATAGGAGAGATTCGTAAATATAACCGGGTGTATATCGTCTTATTAGGATCTCTTTCAGCATACGACATGAGTGGAAGATAAGAGAGACTATTGGGAGTATACACTCGATTTCAATACAAAAAGTTTCTTTAGTGGGAGAATCACTTCTGTGTATATTGATGACATGCTAGCGTTATTTAAAGTCAATCACACGTTGCCACttgtctttattttatttttttcgtaCATCAGTGCATACTTCAAAATATCAATAACGTGACGTCCTAGATGCATAAAATATCTATGAGAGTGGAGGGAATAAGCGTAGGATGGGGATTCTTTCCCCTCCTCTCGTCCTCCCACagtattttttcttcttctttctctctctattttttcttctttctctttttgcAAAGATAAAATCTTGaacatttaaacaaaaaaacagagaaaagagaagaaaaaaagaaaagagacaatccttgtccaaaaGCGTAGGCATGGAGAAGTTAAGTTCAAtctacgagagagagagagagagagagaggggggggggggggaagctTTGGGGCCCCTGTCATGTTGTTGGGGGTCACTGTTTATACATATCTGTCTGTCTCTTGGAACTATAGTGCTTTGTTTTAAACTACCTATGGAATACTTTATTTTCTCTATCAGTACAATCAAAAGGACTGTCATTGGTCACAgcaaatataataaaatttatataaaaaaaatggaaaaactgGTCAAAAAAGCTCATCATCCCTTATCTGAGATTCTGTTCCTGTGGTGGTGTGTGATTGGGAACCAAAAAGATTAATCTAAAAGCTGCTTTTACTTCCAATTATTTCAGAGCATCTTCACACAGATGTATGTATCATACGCCTGTAAAACTATGTACCCAAACACAAGTTCTCCACATTTCACAGCTGAAAACAATAAGAAAATCCATAAAAACAGCATAAAGAAGTGTGGGAAAAAGCAGTTTTGGCTTCATGGGAAGCAGATTACAgagaaaactctctctctctctctctctctctctccagttCTTAGTTAAAATCAAGAAGAAAACTTTGAGAAAAAGGGGAATAAAGGGTTTTTGTTTCTGTGGAagaatttgcatcaaaagtTAATCTTGAACCCTTGATCAAAAAGGAGATTCATCATTCATAGATAGATAGTCCTTTTTGACAACAACAAAAGTTAAAATAAAAGCTGTACAGCTCTTAAGGAATATATCAGCACTCTTTAAATTCCCTGAGAAATTATATGGTTCGACTCTAACAATGTGCTTCTCCATCTGCACTCAAGTTTGGATTATCCTCTCGGTGATTTGTATTTGATTAATTAGAATATCGCTCAAattaagagaaagagaaagacgaACACAGATAAACGAAAGGGCAAATATAAACTTTTATTACCAATTAAGAAGATATGGAATTACACAAACACAGCTTAACTTCTTTTTATCTCTTCAATTAGATCCACAGTTACAGACTTACATTGAAACAGCAATTCTGGGGAATTATTATCTAACAGATACAGCGGAGTTTACAGAATCTGATcaatttttctcctttttttctttctaccatctCAACATGCAAAAGAATTAGGAAGACAAAttataatctctctctctctctcactttctctctctaagcaGGCCTAATTCTCTTGTGCCCAGCTTTTCCATCAGACTTCAAAGCCCCACTGGAATCTCCTCCCTCAGAAGAAGTATCCATGGATTTGGTGAAGGAGCTTGAGAGATCAGCATAAAGATCAACCACTCTCCTGATGTTGTTGTTGAGCTCCCTGATCAGACCCACATTTCTGCTTAAATTGTCAGGGATTTTGGATTCATGGTTGTGATTAATCTCATTTATCAGCAGCCTGTTTTGGTCCAAGATATTCTGCACTTGCACAAAGCTCTTCTGAAACGTCTGCAGAACTTTTCCATCAATTTGCGTGCTGCCATTGCCAAGCCCTGAGAATGTGTCACCCTCCattgattgaattaaattaaaACTCTTTTA
This is a stretch of genomic DNA from Malus domestica chromosome 02, GDT2T_hap1. It encodes these proteins:
- the LOC114819615 gene encoding protein ELF4-LIKE 3-like, which translates into the protein MEGDTFSGLGNGSTQIDGKVLQTFQKSFVQVQNILDQNRLLINEINHNHESKIPDNLSRNVGLIRELNNNIRRVVDLYADLSSSFTKSMDTSSEGGDSSGALKSDGKAGHKRIRPA